The Kosakonia sacchari SP1 genome includes a window with the following:
- a CDS encoding IS3 family transposase (programmed frameshift) yields MGTPRFTPEFKEEAVRQITERGYSVAEVSDRLGVSAHSLYKWLRAIKPDNSEQHARDLLEAKSEILKLRAQLKRTEEERDILKKGRAVLCKGARLKYRFINEHRTVWGVMTMCRVLCVARAGFYAWLHNPVSARDKDNQRLLTLIRDSYSLSGGVYGYRRVHGDLNEIGEICGKNRVGRIMQLNRIKAVRGYKAPRRIAGRPSVVAPNRVQRQFTVVRANQVWVTDITYIRTWQGWLYLAVVIDLFARNVVGWSMKPTLSRELALDALMMAVWRRKPDGEVIVHSDQGSQYGSDDWQRFCRANNLAPSMSRRGNCWDNAVAESFFSSLKKERIRKRIYKTRDLARADIFDYIEVFYNRARRHSHLGGVSPEAFEQASS; encoded by the exons ATGGGCACACCACGATTTACACCTGAATTTAAGGAAGAAGCCGTCCGTCAGATAACGGAACGCGGTTATTCCGTCGCCGAAGTTTCTGACCGGCTGGGCGTTTCAGCACACAGTCTCTATAAGTGGTTACGGGCTATTAAACCCGATAACAGCGAGCAGCATGCCCGTGATTTACTGGAAGCGAAAAGCGAGATCCTGAAGCTCAGGGCCCAACTGAAGCGCACTGAGGAAGAACGGGACATACTGA AAAAAGGCCGCGCGGTACTTTGCAAGGGAGCCCGACTGAAGTACCGCTTTATCAATGAGCACCGCACTGTATGGGGTGTCATGACGATGTGTCGGGTGTTGTGCGTTGCCCGGGCCGGGTTTTATGCGTGGCTGCATAACCCGGTCTCCGCGCGGGATAAAGATAACCAGCGTCTGCTGACGCTTATCCGTGACTCCTATTCACTGAGCGGAGGCGTATACGGTTACCGCCGGGTTCATGGCGACCTGAACGAAATCGGGGAAATCTGCGGTAAAAATCGGGTGGGCCGTATTATGCAACTGAACCGGATTAAAGCCGTGCGCGGCTATAAAGCTCCGCGTCGTATCGCCGGCAGACCTTCAGTGGTTGCGCCTAATCGTGTGCAGCGGCAGTTTACCGTTGTCCGGGCCAATCAGGTCTGGGTAACCGACATTACCTATATCCGCACCTGGCAGGGCTGGTTATATCTGGCGGTGGTTATCGATCTCTTCGCCCGTAACGTGGTGGGCTGGTCGATGAAACCCACTCTCTCACGCGAACTGGCGCTGGATGCGCTCATGATGGCCGTGTGGCGACGAAAACCGGACGGCGAGGTTATCGTACACAGCGATCAGGGCAGCCAGTACGGCAGCGACGACTGGCAGCGCTTCTGCCGGGCCAATAACCTGGCCCCGAGCATGAGCCGGCGTGGCAACTGCTGGGATAATGCGGTAGCGGAGTCGTTCTTCAGTTCGCTGAAAAAAGAACGGATCAGAAAGCGCATCTATAAAACCCGGGATCTGGCCCGGGCCGATATCTTCGATTACATTGAAGTGTTCTACAACCGGGCCCGGCGCCACAGCCATCTCGGCGGCGTCAGTCCGGAGGCCTTTGAACAGGCCTCGTCGTGA
- a CDS encoding methyl-accepting chemotaxis protein, with product MFKDLKISTGINILFGLLIACIILVSAYALVSSRSTADNFDDAVMTNDNIDMLNSAIVGLTGGIAQVNGAMVATMINQPVDQTDIDKAKQMLATAEKQMDKFMSTPFQTEEEQTIAANIKKRFDTVLTSAQRKVTFIKNPTAYDRDVIDEAKNRVAVQEAAQEYLAYAEQLISGFSDVSHSDTQRMTFFAFFALALAIISAVGSRIWLKRTIFNRLEQAVVSFQAIAGGNLSNKIDAGAQNEIGQMLQEVEHMRQSLTDTVYGIRNGVKQIYSNAQEIATSNNDLSSRTEQQASALQETAASMEELKITVRQNADNAHSAQQLAESASASAQKGGEVMTNLDKIMTEITVNSRQIADINSVIDSIANQTNILALNAAVEAARAGEQGRGFAVVAGEVRNLAKRSADAAKEIRQLINTCVANMNIGSQEVELAGSSMQEIVKSVIQVTDIMAEITSASDEQSTGINQIAQAVNEMDLVTQQNASMVENAARTATSVEEHASDLEQIVAQFVVNESHVSVVTRERNNSEKLRPVITTTKRDYVPVKKTEGDWETF from the coding sequence ATGTTTAAAGACTTAAAAATATCCACCGGGATTAATATCCTGTTTGGGTTGTTAATTGCTTGTATTATTTTGGTCTCTGCCTATGCGCTGGTCAGTAGCCGCTCGACGGCGGATAACTTCGATGATGCAGTAATGACCAATGACAACATCGATATGCTGAATAGCGCAATTGTCGGCTTGACGGGAGGTATTGCTCAGGTTAACGGCGCCATGGTCGCGACCATGATCAACCAGCCGGTGGATCAGACTGATATCGACAAAGCAAAGCAAATGCTCGCGACTGCGGAAAAGCAGATGGACAAATTTATGTCCACGCCGTTCCAGACCGAGGAAGAGCAGACAATTGCCGCCAATATTAAGAAGCGTTTTGATACGGTTCTGACGAGTGCGCAGCGGAAAGTAACGTTTATTAAAAACCCGACGGCGTATGATCGCGATGTGATTGACGAAGCCAAAAACCGTGTTGCGGTACAAGAGGCAGCTCAAGAATATCTGGCTTATGCCGAGCAATTGATTTCCGGTTTTAGCGATGTATCGCACAGTGACACTCAGCGTATGACCTTTTTCGCGTTCTTTGCTCTGGCTCTGGCGATCATTAGCGCGGTGGGTTCTCGTATCTGGTTGAAACGCACTATTTTCAACCGTCTGGAACAGGCTGTTGTCTCCTTCCAGGCTATCGCTGGCGGTAACCTGAGCAACAAAATTGACGCCGGTGCGCAGAACGAAATCGGCCAAATGTTGCAGGAAGTGGAGCATATGCGCCAGTCTCTGACCGACACGGTGTACGGTATTCGTAATGGCGTGAAGCAGATTTACTCTAACGCCCAGGAAATCGCCACCAGCAACAACGATCTCTCTTCGCGTACCGAGCAGCAGGCTTCCGCTCTGCAGGAAACTGCGGCCAGCATGGAAGAGCTGAAAATCACCGTGCGTCAGAACGCCGATAACGCCCACAGCGCTCAACAACTGGCAGAAAGCGCCAGCGCCAGCGCGCAGAAAGGCGGCGAAGTCATGACCAATCTTGATAAGATCATGACAGAAATTACGGTAAACTCCCGTCAAATTGCCGACATCAACAGCGTGATCGATAGCATTGCAAACCAGACCAACATCCTGGCGCTTAACGCGGCGGTTGAAGCGGCGCGTGCCGGTGAACAGGGTCGTGGTTTTGCGGTGGTTGCCGGTGAAGTGCGTAACCTGGCGAAACGCAGCGCCGACGCGGCGAAAGAGATCCGCCAGTTGATCAACACCTGTGTTGCCAATATGAATATCGGTTCCCAGGAAGTTGAACTGGCAGGTTCTTCGATGCAGGAAATTGTGAAATCCGTTATTCAGGTAACCGACATTATGGCGGAAATTACCTCGGCATCGGATGAGCAAAGCACCGGTATTAACCAGATTGCGCAGGCCGTTAATGAAATGGATCTGGTAACGCAGCAGAACGCCAGCATGGTTGAGAACGCCGCGCGCACCGCAACCAGCGTGGAAGAACATGCCAGCGATCTGGAACAAATTGTCGCACAGTTTGTTGTCAATGAAAGCCACGTATCGGTTGTTACCCGTGAAAGAAATAACAGCGAGAAATTGCGCCCAGTTATTACCACTACCAAGCGAGATTATGTTCCTGTCAAGAAAACTGAAGGCGACTGGGAAACATTTTAA
- the motA gene encoding flagellar motor stator protein MotA, whose protein sequence is MLVIIGYIVVFATVFGGFALSGGNLASLFQPTEFLIIGGAGVGAFIVGNNGKAIRATLKAFPTLFKGSHFTKALYMDLLAMMYLLLAKGRQNGLVSLENDIEDPQNSPIFSAYPRLMADSEIMNFITDYLRLMVSGNTNAFEMEALMDEEIETCEHEHEVPAHSLNSVGDGLPAFGIVAAVMGVVNALAAADRPAAELGALIAHAMVGTFLGILMAYGMVLPLATLLRQRSAEHLKMLECIKTMLLSSMNGYAPQIAVEFGRKTLFSTERPSFAELEDHVREVRTSSASSSSGEST, encoded by the coding sequence GTGTTAGTCATTATTGGCTATATCGTCGTTTTCGCGACCGTATTTGGCGGCTTTGCGCTCAGTGGCGGCAATCTTGCGTCACTGTTTCAGCCTACCGAGTTTTTAATTATCGGCGGGGCAGGCGTAGGGGCTTTTATTGTCGGAAATAACGGTAAAGCGATCCGGGCCACCTTAAAAGCATTTCCTACTTTGTTTAAAGGTTCCCATTTCACCAAAGCGTTATATATGGATCTGCTGGCGATGATGTATCTGTTGCTGGCGAAAGGCCGCCAGAACGGCCTGGTATCGCTGGAAAACGATATTGAAGATCCGCAAAACAGCCCGATTTTCTCGGCCTATCCACGGCTGATGGCCGACAGTGAAATCATGAATTTCATCACCGATTATCTGCGCCTGATGGTGAGCGGTAATACCAACGCCTTCGAAATGGAAGCGTTGATGGATGAAGAGATTGAGACCTGCGAACACGAGCATGAAGTGCCGGCGCATAGCCTTAATTCTGTCGGTGATGGGTTGCCTGCATTCGGTATCGTGGCGGCGGTAATGGGGGTGGTGAACGCCCTGGCGGCGGCCGATCGTCCCGCAGCCGAACTGGGTGCGCTGATTGCCCACGCCATGGTCGGTACCTTCCTCGGTATTTTGATGGCCTACGGCATGGTGCTGCCGCTGGCGACGTTGCTGCGCCAGCGTAGCGCGGAACACCTGAAAATGCTTGAGTGCATTAAAACCATGCTGCTTTCCAGCATGAACGGTTATGCGCCGCAGATCGCCGTTGAATTTGGCCGTAAGACCCTCTTTTCCACGGAACGTCCAAGCTTCGCGGAACTGGAAGATCATGTGCGCGAAGTGCGTACCTCAAGCGCTTCATCCTCTTCGGGTGAGTCGACATGA
- the cheA gene encoding chemotaxis protein CheA, translating to MDISDFYQAFFDEADELMADMEKYLLELDLDSPDREVLNAIFRAAHSIKGGAGTFGFTVLQQTMHILENLLDDVRSGTLTITGPIRDLFLESKDIMQDQLDAYKASAEPDEETFNYICDALRQIALDGAAPATVSTDVAAPVAAEAVVADTVAAPEAKPAEDGQRLRIVLSKIKEDDRQPLIDEMGNLGRVSQLQTENESLQLTLHTTASPDDILAVLCFVLEPEQISIAPAPAEEEPVAASGEAAAATPAAVNAVAAPAAPAARATRPENNRQRPQATEASSIRVAVEKVDQIINQVGELIITQAMLSQLSSVLDSTNHDTLISTIAQLERNARDLQESVMSIRMMPMEYVFSRFPRLVHDLAGKLNKEVELTLVGGSAELDKRLIEQIVDPLTHLVRNSLDHGIEPVDVRRANGKADKGNLVLSAEHHGGNIIIEVTDDGAGLNREKILARAQMQGMTISDNMSDEDVWMLIFAPGFSTAEKVTDVSGRGVGMDVVRRNIQEMGGHVTVHSEQGRGSKIRIILPLTLAILDGMSVRVGSEIYVLPLGSMMESLMLSENTLHRMTGGERMLQVREEYLPLVELGTLFGIHDEDYDISEGIAVIVQSAGSRYALLVDQLIGQHQVVVKNLEQNYRKIPGISAATILGDGSVALILDVAVLTTLAKSARAH from the coding sequence ATGGACATAAGCGATTTTTATCAGGCCTTTTTTGACGAGGCGGATGAGCTGATGGCGGATATGGAAAAGTATCTGCTGGAGCTGGATCTCGACTCACCGGACAGAGAAGTTCTGAATGCGATTTTTCGCGCTGCGCACTCGATAAAAGGCGGTGCGGGCACCTTTGGTTTCACGGTGTTACAGCAAACCATGCACATCCTGGAAAACCTGCTGGATGATGTACGCAGCGGTACGTTGACGATTACCGGCCCTATTCGCGATCTGTTTTTGGAGAGCAAAGATATTATGCAGGATCAACTGGATGCCTATAAAGCGTCCGCGGAGCCCGACGAAGAGACGTTCAACTATATTTGCGATGCACTGCGCCAGATAGCGCTCGATGGCGCGGCTCCCGCTACGGTTTCCACAGATGTCGCCGCGCCGGTTGCTGCCGAGGCAGTGGTTGCAGACACGGTTGCGGCACCGGAGGCGAAACCAGCCGAGGACGGTCAGCGACTGCGCATCGTGCTGAGCAAAATCAAAGAAGATGATCGCCAGCCGCTCATTGATGAAATGGGCAATTTAGGTCGCGTGAGCCAGTTGCAGACCGAGAATGAGAGCCTGCAATTGACGCTGCACACCACGGCATCCCCGGACGATATTCTGGCGGTGCTGTGTTTTGTGCTCGAACCGGAACAGATTTCCATCGCCCCGGCCCCGGCTGAAGAAGAACCGGTTGCCGCATCCGGTGAAGCTGCGGCAGCAACGCCTGCGGCAGTGAACGCGGTAGCGGCACCGGCCGCACCGGCAGCGCGTGCGACACGCCCGGAAAATAACCGCCAGCGCCCGCAAGCGACAGAAGCCAGCAGCATTCGCGTGGCGGTCGAGAAGGTTGACCAGATAATCAACCAGGTGGGTGAGTTGATCATCACCCAGGCGATGCTTTCACAGCTTTCCAGTGTGCTCGATTCCACCAATCACGACACGCTGATTAGCACCATTGCGCAGCTCGAACGTAACGCGCGCGACTTGCAGGAGTCGGTGATGTCGATTCGCATGATGCCAATGGAATATGTCTTTAGCCGCTTCCCGCGTCTGGTGCATGACCTGGCCGGTAAGCTGAATAAAGAAGTGGAACTGACGCTGGTTGGCGGTTCTGCTGAGCTTGATAAACGTCTTATCGAACAGATTGTCGATCCGTTAACGCACCTGGTGCGTAACAGCCTCGATCACGGGATTGAACCGGTTGATGTGCGCCGCGCCAATGGTAAAGCCGACAAGGGCAACCTGGTGCTTTCTGCGGAACACCACGGCGGCAATATCATCATTGAAGTCACCGACGATGGCGCCGGGCTGAACCGCGAGAAGATCCTGGCACGCGCGCAAATGCAGGGCATGACCATCAGCGACAACATGAGCGATGAAGATGTCTGGATGCTGATTTTCGCGCCGGGCTTCTCTACGGCGGAAAAAGTGACCGATGTCTCTGGTCGCGGCGTTGGCATGGACGTGGTGCGTCGTAACATTCAGGAAATGGGCGGACATGTGACCGTCCACTCCGAGCAGGGGCGCGGTTCGAAGATCCGCATTATTCTGCCGCTGACGCTGGCGATCCTCGATGGGATGTCGGTGCGCGTTGGTTCGGAAATCTACGTTCTGCCGCTCGGCAGCATGATGGAATCGTTAATGCTTTCGGAAAATACGCTGCACCGGATGACCGGCGGCGAGCGCATGTTGCAGGTGCGCGAAGAGTATTTGCCGCTGGTTGAGCTGGGCACGCTGTTTGGCATTCACGACGAGGATTACGATATCAGCGAAGGGATTGCCGTCATTGTACAGAGCGCCGGTAGCCGTTACGCCTTGTTGGTGGATCAACTGATCGGTCAGCACCAGGTGGTGGTGAAAAATCTTGAGCAGAACTACCGCAAAATTCCGGGTATTTCTGCGGCGACCATCCTTGGCGATGGCAGCGTCGCGTTGATTCTGGATGTGGCGGTTCTAACGACGCTGGCGAAAAGCGCCAGAGCGCACTGA
- a CDS encoding RNA polymerase sigma factor FliA gives MNGLYSPDGSIQKDQLWTKYGYLVRYEALKMQSKLSSSVDIDDLIQAGAIALLDAIEQFDPKKGVKLTVYIAQRLRWAFMDELREHDWVPRRVRRKTREVSSAIMRVEQRAGGVASESDIAAELGMSLQEYQQVLSDTNTSMLCSLDELQELLADGVELSEMEQDHLDPLNDVLLGDLTKQISKEIRELPEREQMLLNLYYQQELNMKEVGSLLGITETRVSQLHSQTIKRLRARLEGRGWE, from the coding sequence GTGAATGGATTATATAGCCCTGACGGGTCAATTCAGAAAGACCAGTTGTGGACCAAATACGGTTATTTGGTTCGCTATGAAGCGTTAAAGATGCAGTCTAAATTATCGTCAAGTGTTGATATTGACGATCTTATTCAGGCGGGTGCTATTGCGCTTCTGGATGCAATCGAACAGTTTGACCCCAAAAAAGGGGTCAAACTCACGGTCTATATTGCACAGCGTTTACGTTGGGCCTTTATGGATGAATTACGCGAACACGATTGGGTACCTCGCCGCGTTCGCCGTAAAACCCGTGAAGTTTCTTCTGCCATTATGCGCGTTGAGCAACGTGCCGGTGGCGTGGCAAGTGAGTCGGACATTGCTGCTGAATTAGGGATGAGCTTGCAGGAATATCAGCAAGTATTATCCGATACTAATACCAGCATGCTCTGTTCACTCGACGAGCTACAGGAATTACTGGCAGATGGTGTTGAGCTGTCAGAAATGGAACAGGATCATCTTGACCCGCTCAACGATGTTTTACTGGGCGATTTGACAAAGCAGATCAGTAAGGAGATCAGAGAACTTCCTGAGCGCGAGCAGATGCTACTCAATTTATATTATCAACAGGAGTTGAATATGAAAGAGGTCGGTTCACTGCTGGGGATTACCGAAACGCGCGTCAGCCAGTTGCATAGTCAAACGATCAAACGTTTACGTGCACGTCTGGAAGGAAGAGGCTGGGAATAA
- the motB gene encoding flagellar motor protein MotB: MSKKSATTIVVRRSINKKHGSHGGSWKIAYADFMTAMMAFFLVMWLLSSSSPEQRQQIAEYFKMPMKTTLAQGDKASLSDSMIPGGGEDVIKQDGEVFKRTLQQLDAKKSEVNLKRAREKLESLIQIDPRLNNFTSNLRLSLTDDGLLIQITDSADRPMFKIGRPTPESYMVNILQALVPVLNDMPNRIIVTGHTDSLPYANGEQGYSNWELSSDRANAARRILAGAGLASNKFIRVIGTADTMMQAGSDAADPINRRISILVLSQQKEKQIMQEDVLLRDTLVSTPASPSALATDAPPQSSPVAVEPTVKSGPEESK, translated from the coding sequence ATGAGTAAGAAGTCTGCCACTACCATTGTTGTCCGCAGATCCATCAATAAAAAGCATGGTTCACATGGCGGTTCCTGGAAAATCGCCTATGCGGATTTTATGACCGCAATGATGGCGTTTTTCCTGGTGATGTGGCTGCTCTCTTCTTCCAGCCCGGAGCAGCGCCAGCAGATTGCTGAATACTTCAAAATGCCGATGAAAACCACGCTGGCGCAGGGCGATAAAGCGAGCCTTAGCGACAGCATGATCCCCGGCGGCGGCGAAGATGTCATCAAACAAGATGGCGAAGTTTTCAAACGAACGTTGCAGCAACTGGACGCGAAGAAGAGTGAAGTCAACCTGAAGCGGGCGAGAGAGAAGCTGGAAAGCCTGATCCAAATCGATCCGCGCCTGAACAACTTCACCTCCAACCTGCGGCTTTCGCTGACCGATGACGGATTGCTGATTCAGATCACCGATAGCGCGGATCGTCCGATGTTCAAAATCGGCCGACCGACGCCCGAAAGCTACATGGTGAATATTCTGCAGGCGCTGGTGCCGGTGTTAAACGACATGCCGAACCGCATCATTGTGACCGGCCATACGGATTCACTGCCTTACGCTAACGGTGAGCAGGGCTACAGCAACTGGGAGCTCTCTTCCGATCGTGCCAACGCGGCGCGGCGCATCCTGGCCGGTGCCGGGCTTGCCAGCAATAAATTTATCCGCGTTATCGGTACGGCGGACACCATGATGCAGGCCGGTTCCGATGCGGCCGATCCCATTAACCGCCGGATCAGTATCCTGGTGCTGAGCCAGCAAAAAGAGAAACAGATCATGCAAGAAGATGTGCTTTTGCGCGACACGCTGGTTTCAACCCCGGCAAGCCCGAGTGCATTAGCCACCGACGCGCCGCCGCAAAGCAGCCCGGTGGCAGTTGAACCTACGGTAAAAAGCGGTCCTGAGGAGAGTAAGTAA
- the flhC gene encoding flagellar transcriptional regulator FlhC, translated as MCEKSIMSEIRDAQIAMELISFGARMQVLESETNLSRRRLLKLYKELKGCSPPKGMLPFSTDWYMAWEQNIHSSMFYNIYCYLQKTELGRPVEIMLKGYRLYLENSLNGTEKKPVLGLTRAWTLLRFIDCGMVKHTECSTCGGRFITTPENTNTNFTCCLCFPPSRAIKKATPDLARSHRRQ; from the coding sequence ATGTGTGAAAAAAGCATAATGTCAGAAATCAGGGATGCGCAAATTGCCATGGAATTGATTTCTTTTGGCGCAAGGATGCAGGTTCTCGAAAGTGAAACCAATCTTAGCCGCAGAAGATTATTAAAACTGTATAAAGAACTCAAAGGCTGTTCGCCGCCGAAAGGCATGTTACCGTTTTCCACCGATTGGTATATGGCGTGGGAACAAAATATTCATTCGTCAATGTTTTATAACATTTATTGTTATCTGCAAAAAACCGAATTGGGTCGTCCCGTTGAGATTATGCTCAAAGGCTATCGCCTGTATCTGGAAAATAGTCTGAATGGTACAGAGAAAAAGCCTGTTTTAGGTTTAACGCGCGCCTGGACGCTGCTGCGGTTTATTGATTGCGGCATGGTTAAACATACTGAGTGCAGCACGTGTGGCGGGCGTTTTATTACCACGCCGGAAAATACCAACACCAATTTTACTTGCTGTTTGTGTTTTCCACCTTCGCGGGCAATTAAAAAAGCTACGCCTGATCTGGCGCGTTCTCATCGGCGACAGTAA
- the flhD gene encoding flagellar transcriptional regulator FlhD — translation MNVTNFNEPTQCIRDLNLSYLLLAQRLIHEDRFTAKFRLGLSESTIDIVKGLTFPQLIKLSSTGQLICRLRIDNETVIDCLTKDSRIDALQSIHTGIILSTDLLNSLSEDEPSRS, via the coding sequence ATGAACGTAACAAACTTTAATGAGCCGACACAGTGTATTCGGGACTTGAATCTTTCCTATTTGTTATTGGCGCAACGTCTCATTCACGAGGACCGCTTTACGGCAAAATTTCGCCTGGGCTTAAGTGAGTCCACTATCGATATTGTGAAAGGATTGACGTTTCCGCAGCTTATTAAACTTTCGTCAACCGGTCAGCTTATTTGCCGGTTACGCATAGATAACGAAACAGTGATTGACTGTTTAACTAAAGATTCCCGTATTGATGCTTTACAAAGTATCCATACCGGAATCATTTTATCCACTGATTTGCTTAATTCTCTTTCTGAGGACGAGCCTTCGAGATCCTGA
- the cheW gene encoding chemotaxis protein CheW, which translates to MNLSNTNKQLTGDNTGNEFLVFRLGTEEYGIEILKVQEIRGYDRVTRIANTPAFIACVTNLRGVIVPIVDLRVKFELASAEFDDNTVVIVLSLDSGRVVGIVVDGVSDVLALNAEQIKPAPEYTVTLSTQYLLGLGSLDERMLILVDIEKLLNSEEMELIERVTETSFN; encoded by the coding sequence ATGAATTTATCTAACACAAATAAGCAGTTAACCGGTGACAACACGGGGAATGAGTTCCTGGTGTTTCGCCTGGGCACCGAAGAGTACGGCATTGAGATCTTGAAAGTACAAGAGATCCGTGGTTACGACCGCGTGACGCGCATTGCCAACACGCCTGCTTTTATTGCCTGTGTGACCAACCTGCGCGGCGTGATCGTGCCGATCGTCGATCTGCGCGTGAAATTTGAACTGGCTTCCGCCGAGTTTGACGACAATACGGTGGTGATTGTGCTGAGCCTCGACAGCGGCCGCGTGGTCGGGATTGTGGTTGACGGCGTTTCCGATGTGCTGGCGCTTAATGCAGAGCAGATCAAACCTGCGCCGGAATATACCGTTACGCTCTCGACACAATATTTACTGGGTCTTGGCTCGCTCGATGAGCGCATGCTGATTCTGGTCGATATTGAAAAGCTGCTGAACAGCGAAGAGATGGAGCTGATTGAACGCGTGACCGAGACCTCGTTTAACTAA
- the flgL gene encoding flagellar hook-associated protein FlgL produces MRLSTSYMFQNRIDSLSDAMTGYNDLSTRLSAGQTLLKPSDDPTGASQAVILQNALSRMSQYDTARTYAQDALGQEDNTLDSISNLLSENLSQKIVAGGNGAYSDEDRAALAQELQGIRDNLLDLANTKNSDGRYIFAGYKTGAAPFQKDGTYVGGDTAMTQVVSDSTEMQVGHTGDDIFLSGSPDDLFKALDAAITQLQQPITSDADRQALQDTLDSTNITVKKSIDNLGKVRATVGTNMQQIEALGFSSEAQNINVQSRLQETLGSDWDSMITLLSQSKMSEFALNSSMTVFQSMQQLSIFNFVG; encoded by the coding sequence ATGCGTCTTAGCACCAGTTATATGTTTCAAAACCGTATTGATAGCCTGTCAGATGCCATGACCGGTTATAACGATTTGTCCACGCGCCTTTCTGCCGGGCAAACGCTGCTGAAGCCTTCCGACGATCCAACGGGCGCGTCGCAGGCGGTCATTTTGCAGAACGCGTTATCCAGAATGAGCCAGTACGACACGGCGCGCACCTACGCGCAGGATGCGCTGGGCCAGGAAGATAACACCCTGGATTCTATCTCTAACCTGCTGTCTGAAAATTTGTCGCAGAAAATCGTCGCCGGTGGTAACGGCGCGTACTCCGATGAGGATCGCGCGGCGCTGGCGCAAGAGTTGCAAGGTATTCGCGATAACCTGCTGGATCTGGCGAACACCAAAAACAGTGACGGTCGCTACATTTTTGCCGGTTACAAAACCGGGGCGGCGCCTTTCCAGAAAGACGGCACCTATGTCGGCGGTGATACCGCGATGACGCAGGTGGTTTCCGACAGTACCGAAATGCAGGTCGGTCATACGGGCGATGACATCTTTTTGAGCGGCTCGCCGGACGATCTGTTCAAAGCGCTGGACGCGGCGATTACGCAACTGCAGCAGCCGATCACTAGCGATGCCGATCGCCAGGCTTTGCAGGACACGCTGGACAGCACCAATATCACCGTGAAGAAAAGCATTGATAATCTGGGCAAAGTTCGCGCCACCGTCGGCACCAATATGCAGCAGATTGAAGCTCTGGGTTTCAGCTCTGAAGCGCAGAATATCAATGTGCAAAGCCGGTTGCAGGAAACACTAGGTTCGGATTGGGATTCGATGATTACGCTGTTGTCGCAATCAAAGATGTCGGAGTTTGCGCTCAATTCGTCAATGACCGTATTTCAGTCGATGCAGCAACTGTCGATTTTTAATTTTGTGGGTTAA